Below is a window of Humulus lupulus chromosome 2, drHumLupu1.1, whole genome shotgun sequence DNA.
tatgtcatagtaccagctactggattattgtcttttgcactagcgaaatgcattgcttctacaacaatacttactccactattttgaaccattcgagcatcatctcttgactttgtgtgaaatcttTTTCCTCCAACAATTTAATCAtggtgctttattacatgaacacttgCTCCAAATGATATGCATTTTAACTTTGTCGACAGtccatggttttcttctcccaaccttgctagaatagtatttttcaaccatcgactaaatgttttatgatgctcatctataatccatttctgtttatttttaaccttgttaggaatcattgattgtaataactccatgtgctcactgcaaatacaaagtacaacattaaaatttcaattatacataaaaatgagcataatgtttattaaatttataacttactttatatatggttgaacctcaggattgttttccaacacaactaaatgagcttgatctaattctgcatgagatatggtcactactgttcaTTTCCCTAgtaatcctctatcaactccatcTGAGTTATTCCGTGATTTGCTAATTCTGATtgtgtcgattccaaccatgtactctgaacaaaattccacagcttcttctgctaaataacactcaaccatacaagcttcagggcAATGCtgattacgtacatatcctttcaacaccttcatattcctttcaaattaatacatccatctcgcccaaactggcccacacaacttcgcttctcttactaaatggaccatcaaatgtaccatgatgtcaaaaaaagatggtggaaaatatttttcaagattgcataaagtttcaactatttcatcatgcaatgcattcaacttcttcttttccaattcttttccgcatagttgattaaagaagatgcacacacttgtcacactatctcgaactctttttggTAAAATTGACTGAAtggcaattggaagtaattgttgcattaatatatgacaatcatgtgatttcattccaattatcttcaaatcttccatagacaccaagtttcgaacattcgatgaataaccatcaggcactttcatccctgccaatgaatgacatacggcttgcttctcttctttagacaatgtaaaacaagcaggaggcaaatatgtgcgagcccctttttcttcaggtgccaagcggtgtcttatacccatctcaacaagatctaaacgactagacaaaccatctttggttttatctgggatatcaagtaatgtaccgattatactttcacatacatttttttctatgtgcatgacatccaagcaatgtctaactagtaaatctttccagtaaggaagtaaaagaaaattgattttctttgaaaacatccattgacttttttgtttttattcttcttcccatacttaaagtcaactttttctacttccttaagaatttgctcacctgacaatggcaaaggagcaagGTCTCGTTCCATAGTACCGTCAAatgctttttctttatttctgtcaggatgaATTAAATGCAAAGAtcatctatgacccatataacacattttgcgtccatttgacaagtgacgggcccttgtgttggtgcaacaaattggacaagcttggtaaccttttgtgctcaaacctgataggttaccatatgctggaaaatcattaacagtccataacaacaccgctttcaaattaaaaacttatttttaaaaccatcatatgtcttgacaccattttcatacaactctttcaaatcatcaattaaaggtgccaaataaacatcgatatcatgtcctggttgttttgggcctgaaatcattaatgaaagcatcataaacttccttttcatgaccaaccaaggaggaagattgtacataaccaggaagacaggccatgaactatgcctactactaagagatctatgcgggtttactccatcaACTGCTAAACTGAGACGAAGAagtcttggttcatttttgaattctggattgatataatctacctttttccaggcctgtgaatccttaggatgccggagtttaccatctttcactcgtacagtctcgtgccatattaatttcttagagtgttctgcacttcgatataatcgcttcagccgcgaaatcaaaggtaagtaccatagcactttctgaggaataagtttcctaatctccttacttttgttaggtttgtaccgtgataaaccacattctgtgcaagcgtccatgtctgcatactccttacgatataaaatacaatcatttggacatgcatgaatcttctcatacttcaaccctatcaaacttaatgttttctttacttcatatgtagactccgaaaaacaattttctagcgacaaaatctccttgaaagcagctaaaaattgactgaaacacttatcactaactccattttctgcttttatgttataaaatttaaccattgtgggcaatcttagtttattgcaaccactgaacaattgtctgtctgcatctctaaccatactatcaaatttttctagattatgaaaaaactcttcttgtacttcatcaagcaattctataggatgatcatcaaaatcattactctcaaaatcatctacaccttgcctacctaatggatatgggtcatcatttaataattctccatgctaataccatttactataactcatatcaCATCCCcaacaaaatacatgatcctttatcatggtaatattcccctttactccattaccacaatcaaTACAACAACAAtgaattttttgtggatcactacaattctttaggcaaaactttaaaaatttgttgaatccatcttgaaattgtgatgtttctctcctctcaagcatccatgatttatccatactaataacaatattaaattcctaataagttagaaaaaaacttatattaggttctactcttataaattttttaaaaaattcgacagagtgtcctctgtttctatagcatacaataatttcataattacctataaaaccaatacaaacaaacacaataatcaagcatagatgaatccatcattattaggttctattcttataattttttttaaaaattcggcaaagtatcctctgtttctatagcataccgtaattttataattacctataaaaccaattaaaacaaacacaataatcaagcatagatgaatccatcattactaggttctagttttttaaattttttaaaaaattcggtagagtatcctctgtttctatagcataccgcaatttcaaaatttcctatgacaacaacacaaacaaacacaataatcaagcataaatgaatccttccttatatcaccacaacacGCAAATTTCCCAAAGCCTACTTCaataattttcaaacataactttcactaaatctaatatgcatgattacattagccttatctttatacataaatcttgtagtaatataaataaaaaaaataactaaccttcaatattactcttcaatgcacctgaaatgaacaacaaagttcaccactcaatcaacgaccctactaaaatattacataattagtaaactacataattaattataaaaccaataaataaaaaaaatcaaactagttaaagaaactaatgaacaacactttgatcatcttcaagctatttatttttttcaaatatttaaaaagaaaatttatctattgtcacaatttctaaaattcactaatatacatatatatttataataaacctaatttttatcaaattatttaacctaaaaaaataaacaaataattagaaaagttaacaaaatattaataatattaattataaaattcggaataataaaaaaaataaaaaaacatagaaaaataaaaaattatcataaaaaccatattttagtaatctataccagttttgaagctcaaaatcaccttgcaatgacaaaactccggtcaaaatccggcaagaaacaccaagaaactatggagaaaatacccacggccaaatgttttttttttctctaaaaaacaaaaaaaaaactaatttttggactatatttcaGCTTATAATGAAGAAGTgtagcaagaaataaagaaaaaacaaaaaaaaaaggtttggagaatgaaaatgggtgttggctcacggttGTTAATTGAGGTTTTTTGTGGTTTTTTGCACAGAGGAGAGAGAAGGGTTTGAGGGATATGACCGTTCAGGTTGGGGAAGAGGGTTATATAacccttttacttcagtttttaggtaaaaaccgaagtggaaagtgcactttcgacttcggtttttacctaaacaCCGAAGTAAAAGGTGCACAAGGGCGGCGTTTGGCTTGacaattttttcacatttttattatctctaaacataagtcacggGCTTGTGCAGCAAAACACGACCCTCTTCACTttgaatttttcacttcgtttttaaaaaaaagcgaagtagtatgtaatttttttcagagcgccaatttcaaaagcgaagtaaaaaagtttgaaaaggtttttacttcagtttttttttttttttggtaaatcagagaAAATTTATTAAGCTCAAAACAAATTACAAACAccaattatttacaaatataACTGTCCCACCCAATCTAGATCCTTTTTACTCATCTTCTTTTTGTTCATTTAACAAACCCTATTACAGACATcgtatttaaccttttgaacaacaATGCTAACCATTGGCACCCAATGATTCCACAAAGCTTCATTCCTAGCTTTCCATATGTGATATACACAAGCCACTAACGCACAGCAGTACACCTTCCTACAACAAGAAGACTGCCCATTCCTTCTAATCCCGTTCATAATGCCATCAACCTCATATCTATTAGATCCAAAGCCTAACCATCTCAGGATATTGGAGAGACAAAGCTTACTAAACTCACAGacaaaaaataaatgtttatgagTTTCCTCTGTCTTACCACAGATAATACAGCAGTTATCCTACACACAACCAAATCTGAGAAGTCGATCCCTAGTTGGTAACCTTTTTTTTAAAACCAGCCAAGTCACAAATTTGTGTTTCAGAATTCCAAGTCTGTCCCAAATGAAAGAATATTGCCACTTCACATCTGACTTATCCTTCTGCAACTTGTATAACTGAGCAATGGTACAAGCAGGCCAACTCTGGATATTGTGCATCATAATTTCCTTGAATTCATTCTTTATTTTAACTACTTTTTTCCTGTACCAACTACTAGTTGTAGGAGCCATATAGCCCCACCAGTCTGCCTCCTTAATGTACACCGAATGAACCCACTTCACCCAAAGGTTATCCTCCTTTTTAGCTATAGCCCAAACATATTTCCCAATGGCACACCTGTTCCACAAGCCAATGTCTGAAAAGCCAAGACCTCCAAAATTTTTACTCTTCTCAATCTCAGTCCATGAAACTCGACCTAGCCCGTCCATATACTCTGAACCTTTCCAAAGAAATGCTCTACATATTTGCTTGATTCTTTTAATCACCATTTGGGGCAAGATAATCAATTGAGACTAGTACAAATTGATAGAAAGCAGGACATAATTTATAAGAGTACATCTCCCTGCAAAAGAGAGATTTCTTGAGCTCCAACTCATAATCCTTTTAACAATCTTCTCAAATAAACAATCACAATCAGCTTGAGTTATTCTAGAATTGCTTATGGTCATTCCTAAATATTTGAAAGGAAGCTTACTTCTGCTAAACCCAGTCATATCAGTGATCCTATTCCAATCTCCATCATGCAACCCAACACCATATATGGCTGACTTAGCTTTGTTAGCTTTTAAACCAGATGTATCTGTAAACAATTGAAAACCCCTAAGTAAAATATGAATAGCTTTAAAGGTTCCTTtgctaaaaaaaatcaaatcatcTGCAAAGCAGAGATGATTAAGCTCCAAATACTCACATCTTGGGTGATATTTAAAATCCTTATGATTCCCAACTGCCACCATTATCCTCGAAAGATACTCCATACCAATAACAAACAGCAAAGAGGATAAGGGATCCCCTTGCCTTAAACCTCTCCTAGACTTCAAGCAACCTGTTTGAGCCCCATTAATCATGAAAGAGAATCTTGGAGTAGTAACACAGACCATAACCAACTTGATAAACTTAGAAGGAAAATTAAGGGCTATCATCATTTCATGAAAAAATTCCAATCCAAGGTGTCATAAGCTTTTCGAAGATCTATTTTAATCATACAAGATGAGCTAGTACTTTTCCTCCCATAACCCCTCACTAAGTCTTGGCATATCATGATATTATGAGCTATATTTCTGCCTTGAACAAAACCACTTTGACTGTCAGAGATAATTGTAGGTAAAATCACTCTAAGTCTTGAACATATAAGTTTGGTGCTATTTTATAGACCACATTGCAACAATAAATTGGTCTATAATCACTAACATTCTTGGGGTATCTAGATTTAGGAATAAGAGTTAAATTGGTTGTATTGAGTTCCTTAATCAGCTTACCCGAATGCAGGAAAGAAAGAATTGCTTTAATAACATCATGTCCAGTAATATGCCAAGTGTGTTTCAAAAAAGCACTACTATACCCATCAGGACCCGGTGCCTTCTCATCCGGAATGGAAGAAAGAGCTTCTTTCACTTCATCTTTGGTGTATCCACGTcactgaagtaaaagcctatatttctagtagtgtatCCACGTCAAAATAATGCCATCTATCATATCAtgaacatcataacaaaatcataaacatcaccaaacatcataacataatcataaacaattccttgtgaacatggcccactaacttgtccatgccacccattgaggtaaacaggagtctctggtccttgaataacctcggcgcgtccgcccttggagttacgtctttataaccttagtaactcaggttacgtcttcatatccatagtaacccatttgttgagtcgcgttcaacacgctaacaaccattacatataactctgttacgtcttcatatccttagtgacctctttatttgatgtgttgcgttcatcacgctaacatccattcatatcatacagcattcatacaagccaacatatcatcacattatagcatttcataactcataacattttcattcatacaaacagtcttaccattcatagcataaacaatcataaattctttctaacttccttacctcaggtccaagctaagtaaaaccacaacttctcaacgagcctataccataatcaaaataaaatgtcttagcttcatataattactatttttccctctgatataactcatgtgtgcacccatggtaggag
It encodes the following:
- the LOC133815534 gene encoding uncharacterized protein LOC133815534; the encoded protein is MVCVTTPRFSFMINGAQTGCLKSRRGLRQGDPLSSLLFVIGMEYLSRIMVAVGNHKDFKYHPRYTSGLKANKAKSAIYGVGLHDGDWNRITDMTGFSRSKLPFKYLGMTISNSRITQADCDCLFEKISQLIILPQMVIKRIKQICRAFLWKGSEYMDGLGRVSWTEIEKSKNFGGLGFSDIGLWNRCAIGKYVWAIAKKEDNLWVKWVHSVYIKEADWWGYMAPTTSSWYRKKVVKIKNEFKEIMMHNIQSWPACTIAQLYKLQKDKSDVKWQYSFIWDRLGILKHKFVTWLVLKKRLPTRDRLLRFGCV